The genomic region CCTCTGGTGAAATGCGACCGGTAGGTCCTGACCAATAGCGGTCAAGCATCACATCTCCTACGACCAGTACGCGCGCATGACTAAAATTAGGAATATCTACTTTCATACCTGTTTCCAAAGTGGGTATAATTAACGTTTGACAGCTTACTCAGTACAATTAAATCAACATCATGTCGTCTATTGTACGTCAATTAGCCGAGTTATCGGTTACTGTTTATGTTATTGGGTATAGTGTACCATAAGCTTTTCATTGAGTAGACCGAACCTTGAGTAAAAACAAATCGTTACAAACCAAATTTAAAGCCAGCTTCCTCCTGCCAAAATATTGGCCTACTTGGCTTGCTGTTTTCTTGCTATACCTGATCTCTTGGTTGCCGTTTAAAATGCAGTTAGCAATGGGCGCTGCTGTTGGACGCCTATTTATGAAACTCGGCGGTAGTCGTTTAAAAGTCGCCAAGAAGAATATCGAAACCTGTTTTCCAGAGCTTAGTGCCAAACAACAGCATGATATGCTGGTAGCAAATTTTGAGAACACAGGCCGAGCGTTGTTCGAAACAGGTATAGGCTGGTGGTGGCCAGAGTGGCGCATCAAACGCAAAGTCAACGTGGTCGGCTTAGACATTCTTAAACAGGCGCAGCAACAAGGCAAAGGTGTGTTGCTACTAAGTTTGCACAACTTAAGCTTAGAAGCATGTGCTCGCGTTATCGGTCACATTCACCCAACCGTGGTATTTTATCGTCCGAACCATAATGAACTTATGGAGTACTTTCAGCACGCAGGTCGCGCTCGTTCAAATAAATATATGCTCGACAAGTCGGATGTTCAAGGTATGAAAGATGCCTTAGCCGACGGTGAAGTATGTGTTTACTTACCCGACCAAGATTACGGCAAGAGACGCTCTATTTTCGTACCGTTTTTCGGCGTTGAAAAAACTGCCAGTACCAT from Thalassotalea sp. Sam97 harbors:
- the lpxL gene encoding LpxL/LpxP family Kdo(2)-lipid IV(A) lauroyl/palmitoleoyl acyltransferase, translating into MSKNKSLQTKFKASFLLPKYWPTWLAVFLLYLISWLPFKMQLAMGAAVGRLFMKLGGSRLKVAKKNIETCFPELSAKQQHDMLVANFENTGRALFETGIGWWWPEWRIKRKVNVVGLDILKQAQQQGKGVLLLSLHNLSLEACARVIGHIHPTVVFYRPNHNELMEYFQHAGRARSNKYMLDKSDVQGMKDALADGEVCVYLPDQDYGKRRSIFVPFFGVEKTASTIGTLLFAKQPNVRTIMAVPSRLPDNSGYQIEFVDGFENFPSGDDEADLTHVNNILEENIRKQPEQYMWLHRRFKSRPNSDDPKFY